A single region of the Paraburkholderia megapolitana genome encodes:
- a CDS encoding Na/Pi cotransporter family protein, with product MLILLNLLSGVALLVWGSHIVRTGILRVLGADLRRVLGRSTDGRLKAFLAGIGVTSLVQSSNATAVIVMSFAAQGLLPLASGLAIMLGADVGTALMARVLTLDLSWLSPILVLFGVPVFLSRKQTRLGQVGRTAIGLGLILLALHLIVEAAQPMMSGAGVRVMFGALTGDTMLDALVGAAFAMISYSSLAAVLLTATLASSGVISLKVALCLVIGANLGSGMLALFGTLAQNAAARRLALGSLAFKFAGALLILPFAPLLARGLPVLIANPREATVGFHLIYNTLRCCACLLLIDPVGRICERLLPDRAVPNGEIRPLHLDAAALSTPSLALANAAREVLRVGDIVRAMLDNVAELLHHNDLQKARETIRMDDDIDHLYAAVKTYLAQISREQLDEPDSRRWTDIIALTINLEHAGDIIERIVSDIEEKKISHRLSFSEEGLGELEDLHTRLVSNLQLGLSVFLNNDLRCAERLLAEKERFRDLERAYSYAHVDRLAGQTLRSIETSALHLDLISDMKRLNSLFCSTAYPVLDAAGALRETRLRKRALDTMHVKE from the coding sequence ATGTTGATTCTTCTTAATCTGCTGTCCGGGGTTGCCCTGCTCGTGTGGGGCTCGCATATCGTACGCACCGGCATCCTTCGCGTACTCGGCGCCGATCTGCGCCGCGTGCTCGGGCGTAGTACCGATGGTCGTCTGAAGGCGTTTCTCGCCGGGATCGGTGTGACGAGTCTCGTGCAGAGCAGCAATGCGACCGCGGTGATCGTGATGTCGTTTGCGGCCCAGGGGTTGTTGCCGCTCGCATCCGGCCTCGCGATCATGCTCGGCGCGGACGTCGGTACGGCACTGATGGCGCGTGTGCTGACGCTCGATCTGTCCTGGCTGTCGCCGATCCTCGTGCTGTTTGGCGTGCCGGTGTTCCTGTCGCGCAAGCAGACGCGTCTCGGCCAGGTGGGCCGGACCGCGATCGGCCTTGGCCTGATCCTGCTCGCACTGCATCTGATCGTCGAAGCCGCCCAACCGATGATGAGCGGCGCCGGCGTACGCGTGATGTTCGGCGCGCTGACCGGCGACACGATGCTCGATGCGCTGGTCGGCGCGGCATTCGCGATGATCTCGTACTCGAGCCTCGCCGCGGTGCTGCTGACGGCGACGCTTGCATCCTCAGGCGTGATCTCGCTGAAGGTCGCGCTGTGCCTCGTGATCGGCGCGAATCTGGGTAGCGGCATGCTGGCGCTGTTCGGTACGCTGGCGCAGAACGCCGCGGCGCGACGCCTTGCGCTCGGCAGCCTCGCGTTCAAGTTCGCCGGCGCACTACTGATCCTGCCGTTCGCGCCGTTGCTCGCGCGCGGGCTGCCGGTGCTGATCGCCAATCCGCGCGAAGCGACCGTTGGCTTTCACCTGATCTACAACACGCTGCGCTGCTGCGCGTGCCTGCTGCTGATCGATCCGGTCGGGCGCATCTGCGAGCGCCTGCTGCCCGATCGTGCCGTGCCGAACGGCGAGATCCGTCCGCTGCATCTCGACGCGGCCGCGCTGTCTACGCCGAGCCTCGCGCTCGCAAACGCTGCCCGTGAAGTGCTGCGTGTCGGCGACATCGTTCGCGCGATGCTCGATAACGTCGCCGAGCTGCTGCACCACAACGACCTGCAGAAAGCGCGCGAAACGATCCGCATGGACGACGACATCGATCATCTCTATGCAGCTGTGAAGACCTACCTCGCGCAAATTTCCCGCGAACAGCTCGACGAGCCCGATAGCCGTCGCTGGACCGACATCATCGCGCTGACGATCAACCTCGAACACGCGGGCGACATCATCGAGCGCATCGTCAGCGATATCGAAGAGAAAAAGATCTCGCATCGTCTGTCGTTTTCGGAGGAAGGGCTCGGCGAACTCGAGGACCTGCATACGCGGCTCGTCAGCAATCTGCAGCTTGGGCTATCGGTGTTTTTGAACAACGACCTGCGCTGTGCGGAGCGTTTGCTGGCGGAGAAGGAACGTTTCCGCGATCTCGAACGCGCCTATTCGTATGCGCACGTCGACCGGCTAGCTGGGCAGACGCTGCGCAGCATCGAAACCAGTGCGCTGCATCTGGACCTGATCAGCGACATGAAGCGGCTCAACTCGCTGTTCTGTTCGACGGCCTACCCGGTGCTCGACGCAGCAGGCGCCCTGCGCGAAACGCGGTTGCGCAAGCGCGCGCTCGACACGATGCACGTGAAGGAATGA